From the genome of Azospira restricta, one region includes:
- a CDS encoding DUF2244 domain-containing protein: MMECLQHGSPLPFRVTARPGPGVRWPGLRVALAVLLPWFAAAGTFFALHGAWPIVAWMAAALAGLVAAFLHLKRHAGDFERLTLDADRLVVDSHAPGDDRHTEFNSHWVSAALRRVDAAGTRRLVLRAEGKEVAFGRLLSDAELAIVGRELGRRLARLRQWGGR; this comes from the coding sequence ATGATGGAATGTCTGCAACACGGCAGTCCGCTGCCGTTCCGTGTCACTGCCCGCCCGGGGCCCGGCGTCCGGTGGCCCGGCCTGCGCGTCGCGCTCGCCGTTCTCCTGCCCTGGTTCGCCGCCGCCGGCACCTTCTTCGCGCTGCACGGCGCGTGGCCGATCGTCGCCTGGATGGCCGCCGCGCTGGCCGGGCTGGTCGCTGCCTTCCTGCACCTCAAGCGTCACGCCGGCGATTTCGAGCGGCTGACGCTGGACGCCGACCGCCTGGTCGTCGACAGCCACGCGCCGGGCGACGACCGCCATACCGAATTCAACAGCCACTGGGTGTCCGCCGCGCTGCGCCGGGTCGACGCCGCCGGCACGCGCCGCCTGGTGCTGCGCGCAGAGGGCAAGGAGGTCGCCTTCGGCCGCCTGCTCTCGGACGCCGAACTCGCGATCGTCGGCCGCGAACTGGGCCGGCGGCTGGCGCGGCTGCGCCAGTGGGGCGGCCGCTAG
- a CDS encoding 4Fe-4S binding protein: MAEQPLVFHRRRPAELPAGQPAGTLAKAGLFLRRHRRLILTIQWMVVCVYAVLVVVPAFLPLPPESAHLWDNLRLFAQFVFWGIWWPGVMVATVLLGRVWCGLFCPEGSLSEWASRHGRGRPLPGWLKWSGWPFVAFVATTVYGQLVSVYEYPQAALLVLGGSTVAAVAIGLLYGREKRIWCRYLCPASGVFAVLAKIAPLHYKVDRDAWDRHSGEGKHFEPVNCAPLVDVRRMTSASECHACGRCAGQRDAVALALRSPAAEALDLAAPAKTADAATLLFGVLGVATAAFQWTVSPWFLKAKLALADWLVEREHFALLDNEVPWWLLTHYPEANDLFTWLDGALIIAYLLGGGFLLGALLWTGPALAARLVRHPRLDWQRFTLALTPLAAASVILGLSMLTVTHLRAEHVWLGWLPAFRVALLAGGGLASLWLALRLLAASGAARPRRLAAALAMAAPVALMATIWSLVFFVW, from the coding sequence GTGGCTGAGCAGCCCCTCGTCTTCCACCGGCGGCGCCCCGCCGAGCTGCCGGCCGGCCAGCCTGCCGGAACGCTGGCCAAGGCGGGCCTGTTCCTGCGCCGCCACCGCAGGCTGATCCTGACCATCCAGTGGATGGTCGTCTGCGTTTACGCGGTCCTCGTCGTCGTCCCCGCCTTCCTGCCGCTGCCGCCGGAAAGTGCGCACCTGTGGGACAACCTGCGCCTGTTCGCGCAGTTCGTCTTCTGGGGCATCTGGTGGCCGGGCGTGATGGTCGCCACGGTGCTGCTCGGGCGCGTCTGGTGCGGCCTCTTCTGCCCGGAGGGGTCGCTCTCCGAATGGGCCAGCCGCCACGGCCGCGGCCGGCCGCTGCCCGGCTGGCTGAAGTGGTCGGGCTGGCCCTTCGTCGCCTTCGTCGCCACCACCGTCTACGGCCAGCTGGTCAGCGTCTACGAGTACCCGCAGGCGGCGCTCCTGGTGCTCGGCGGCTCGACCGTCGCCGCCGTCGCCATCGGCCTGCTCTACGGCCGCGAGAAGCGCATCTGGTGCCGCTACCTGTGCCCGGCCTCGGGCGTCTTCGCCGTGCTGGCGAAGATCGCGCCGCTGCACTACAAGGTCGACCGCGACGCCTGGGACCGCCACAGCGGCGAAGGCAAACATTTCGAGCCGGTCAACTGCGCGCCGCTGGTCGACGTGCGGCGCATGACCAGCGCCTCCGAATGCCACGCCTGCGGCCGCTGCGCCGGGCAGCGCGACGCCGTCGCACTGGCCTTGCGCTCGCCGGCCGCCGAGGCGCTCGACCTCGCGGCGCCGGCGAAGACGGCGGACGCGGCGACACTGCTCTTCGGCGTGCTCGGCGTCGCCACCGCCGCCTTCCAGTGGACGGTCAGCCCGTGGTTCCTGAAAGCGAAGCTCGCGCTCGCCGACTGGCTGGTCGAGCGCGAGCATTTCGCGCTGCTCGACAACGAGGTGCCGTGGTGGCTGCTGACCCACTACCCGGAAGCCAACGACCTGTTCACCTGGCTCGACGGCGCGCTGATCATCGCCTACCTGCTCGGCGGCGGCTTCCTGCTCGGCGCGCTGCTGTGGACCGGGCCGGCCCTCGCCGCGAGGCTCGTGCGCCACCCGCGCCTCGACTGGCAGCGCTTCACGCTGGCGCTGACGCCGCTCGCCGCGGCCAGCGTGATCCTCGGCCTCTCCATGCTCACGGTCACCCACCTCAGGGCCGAACACGTCTGGCTCGGCTGGCTGCCGGCGTTCCGCGTCGCGCTGCTCGCCGGCGGCGGCCTCGCCTCGCTGTGGCTCGCGCTGCGCCTGCTCGCGGCCAGCGGCGCCGCGCGGCCGCGCCGGCTCGCCGCCGCGCTGGCGATGGCGGCGCCGGTGGCGCTGATGGCGACGATCTGGAGCCTGGTCTTCTTCGTCTGGTAA
- a CDS encoding heavy-metal-associated domain-containing protein: MKKAHQNEHQQAAWQFVRRLAPALAIAHHIPGRIRLKLHGGATEIGELPPLDEIRRELEATRGVSAVRVNLLARSCTVEYDAQIIPPTAWNDLLAGTASPAADALVGTLRAQYDAWRDRQD, encoded by the coding sequence ATGAAGAAAGCGCACCAAAACGAGCACCAGCAAGCCGCCTGGCAGTTCGTCCGCCGCCTCGCGCCGGCGCTGGCGATCGCCCACCATATCCCCGGCCGCATCCGCCTGAAGCTGCACGGCGGCGCGACCGAGATCGGCGAATTGCCGCCGCTCGACGAAATCCGGCGCGAGCTGGAGGCGACCCGCGGCGTGAGCGCCGTGCGCGTCAACCTCCTCGCCCGCTCCTGCACCGTGGAGTACGATGCACAGATCATTCCGCCGACGGCGTGGAATGACCTCCTGGCCGGCACGGCAAGCCCGGCCGCCGACGCGCTGGTCGGCACCCTGCGCGCGCAGTACGACGCCTGGCGCGACCGGCAAGATTGA
- a CDS encoding cupredoxin domain-containing protein encodes MPALPLDFARGTFTRLHRRLLASDWAPIGAAALVLLASICWTPPARADDMPTIELLMKDGRLHPEALEVPANTRFRLRVRNEGPGAAEFESLELRKELVLAPGVTRNLVFAPMKPGSYKFFDEFHPDTAQGRIVAK; translated from the coding sequence ATGCCCGCCCTACCCCTCGATTTCGCCCGCGGCACGTTCACCCGCCTGCACCGGCGGCTGCTCGCCAGCGACTGGGCGCCGATCGGCGCCGCCGCACTGGTGCTGCTGGCGTCGATCTGCTGGACGCCGCCGGCCCGCGCCGACGACATGCCGACCATCGAGCTGTTGATGAAGGACGGCCGCCTCCATCCGGAAGCGCTGGAGGTGCCGGCGAACACCCGCTTCCGGCTGCGGGTGAGGAACGAGGGGCCGGGCGCCGCCGAGTTCGAGAGCCTGGAACTCCGGAAGGAACTGGTGCTCGCCCCCGGCGTCACGCGCAACCTCGTGTTCGCGCCGATGAAGCCGGGCAGCTACAAGTTCTTCGACGAGTTCCACCCGGACACGGCGCAGGGGCGGATCGTCGCCAAGTAG
- a CDS encoding HMA2 domain-containing protein: protein MTRIVATIPGRIRIRDGGLRQPDRQDRLQQAVTALPGVLSCRGNPVAGSVVVHYDAARVAPERMETLVEQAVDAELAQPRDKAAIARRLRTNRIAKYGMLGSLAASLALAAAGNKRWHAATGVAFVACLGVHLATHRRQLLR from the coding sequence GTGACGCGCATTGTCGCCACCATTCCCGGCCGCATCCGCATCCGCGACGGCGGCCTGCGCCAGCCGGACCGCCAGGACCGCCTGCAGCAGGCCGTCACCGCGCTTCCCGGCGTGCTCTCCTGCCGCGGCAACCCGGTCGCCGGCAGCGTCGTCGTCCATTACGATGCCGCCCGCGTGGCGCCCGAGCGCATGGAGACGCTGGTCGAGCAGGCGGTCGACGCCGAACTCGCGCAGCCGCGCGACAAGGCGGCGATCGCCCGCCGCCTGCGCACCAACCGCATCGCCAAATACGGCATGCTCGGCAGCCTCGCCGCGTCGCTCGCGCTCGCCGCCGCCGGCAACAAGCGCTGGCACGCGGCCACCGGCGTCGCCTTCGTCGCCTGCCTCGGCGTGCATCTGGCGACGCACCGGCGGCAGCTGCTGCGCTGA
- a CDS encoding DUF2325 domain-containing protein, which yields MSGFPFHVAGGIIGAARTAFAAPQAAWPGEPSPAAAQRAAGSRRRRLWELPHKFHCPVIGVCFACDELRGLMAKVMHLARDADDYYLHTSAVGACEQRSPLAELLHKALEKRYRLTVARFAALRDAAALRAAWRRACGEGVEVAAALWACCTHPALDPALEQEIFADIHMLQHQLGSGTRADLRAMQALRDENAGLRRQLAAAQAALEEARAGRDAAAQGAAREVAALRAELAAAASGSARLAGEVADLRRAQRDLPAREALAQRLNDVEAQAAALRRQAEALAQDAARWRERAAAAEAALAAPPEAVAGICDRGVPVQLSGKCVLCVGGRLGAVDSYREVVEQSGGRFLHHDGGVEENLHRIDSAVAAADLVVCQVGCISHSAYWRVKEHCKRTGKPCLFVKNPGVSSFGRAVEAACVRDGELSVS from the coding sequence GTGTCCGGATTTCCCTTTCATGTCGCCGGCGGCATCATCGGCGCCGCGCGCACCGCCTTCGCCGCACCGCAGGCGGCCTGGCCCGGCGAGCCCTCGCCGGCCGCCGCGCAGCGCGCGGCCGGCTCGCGCCGGCGGCGGCTGTGGGAGCTGCCGCACAAGTTCCACTGCCCGGTGATCGGCGTCTGCTTCGCCTGCGACGAGCTGCGCGGCCTGATGGCGAAGGTCATGCACCTCGCCCGCGACGCCGACGACTACTACCTGCATACCAGCGCCGTCGGCGCCTGCGAGCAGCGCAGCCCGCTCGCCGAGCTCCTGCACAAGGCGCTGGAGAAGCGCTACCGGCTGACGGTCGCGCGCTTCGCGGCGCTGCGCGACGCTGCCGCACTGCGCGCGGCCTGGCGCCGCGCCTGCGGCGAAGGCGTCGAAGTCGCCGCCGCGCTGTGGGCGTGCTGCACGCACCCGGCGCTCGACCCGGCGCTCGAGCAGGAAATCTTCGCCGACATCCACATGCTGCAGCACCAGCTCGGCAGCGGTACGCGTGCCGACCTGCGCGCGATGCAGGCGCTGCGCGACGAGAACGCCGGCCTGCGCCGGCAGCTCGCGGCGGCGCAGGCGGCGCTGGAGGAGGCGCGCGCCGGCCGGGATGCCGCGGCGCAGGGGGCTGCGCGCGAAGTCGCTGCGCTGCGCGCCGAGCTGGCGGCGGCCGCAAGCGGCAGCGCGCGGCTGGCCGGCGAAGTCGCCGACCTGCGCCGTGCGCAGCGCGACCTGCCGGCGCGCGAGGCGCTGGCGCAGCGGCTGAACGACGTCGAGGCGCAGGCGGCGGCGCTGCGGCGGCAGGCCGAGGCGCTGGCGCAGGACGCTGCGCGCTGGCGCGAGCGTGCCGCAGCGGCCGAGGCGGCGCTCGCCGCGCCGCCGGAGGCCGTCGCCGGCATCTGCGATCGCGGCGTGCCGGTACAGCTGTCCGGAAAATGCGTGCTCTGCGTCGGCGGCCGGCTGGGCGCGGTCGATTCGTATCGCGAGGTGGTCGAGCAGTCCGGCGGCCGCTTCCTGCACCACGACGGCGGCGTCGAGGAGAACCTGCACCGCATCGACAGCGCCGTCGCCGCCGCCGACCTCGTCGTCTGCCAGGTCGGCTGCATCAGCCACAGCGCCTACTGGCGGGTGAAGGAGCACTGCAAGCGTACCGGCAAGCCCTGTCTGTTCGTGAAGAACCCGGGCGTGTCCAGCTTCGGCCGGGCGGTCGAGGCCGCCTGCGTTCGCGACGGGGAGCTCTCCGTGTCCTAA
- the coxB gene encoding cytochrome c oxidase subunit II codes for MGTTRCSLSVPAVLAAGLLLAGPAGAEFALNLPPPATEIARKIYDLHTLILWICFGIFLVVFVPMFYALWRHRKSAGHAAQPFHEHPQLEIAWTIAPALILIGMAVPTTSVVLAMKDTGASDLTVKVTARQWKWEYEYLGEDVRFASNLATPQAQIENREVKGEHYLLEVDRPLVVPTGRKVRLVLTAEDVIHAWWVPTLGVKQDAIPGFVRDAWFRIDAPGTYRGQCAELCGVNHAFMPVVVEAVPPEQYAAWLDGQKRERAAAQAATGRDYALAELVERGKAVYAANCAACHQENGKGLPGTFPALDGSPLVKGPTAAHLAIVLDGKPGTAMQAFAKQLSDLDLAAVVSYERNAWGNQTGDAVQPRDVAALRK; via the coding sequence ATGGGCACAACACGCTGCTCCCTGTCCGTGCCGGCCGTGCTGGCGGCAGGCTTGCTGCTCGCCGGCCCGGCCGGCGCCGAATTCGCCCTCAACCTGCCGCCGCCGGCAACCGAGATCGCCCGGAAAATCTACGACCTGCACACGCTGATCCTGTGGATCTGCTTCGGCATCTTCCTGGTCGTCTTCGTGCCGATGTTCTATGCGCTGTGGCGCCACCGGAAATCCGCCGGCCACGCCGCGCAGCCCTTCCACGAGCACCCGCAGCTGGAGATCGCGTGGACCATCGCGCCGGCGCTGATCCTGATCGGCATGGCGGTGCCGACCACCTCGGTGGTGCTGGCGATGAAGGACACCGGCGCCTCCGACCTGACGGTCAAGGTCACCGCCCGCCAGTGGAAGTGGGAGTACGAGTACCTCGGCGAGGACGTGCGTTTCGCCAGCAACCTGGCGACCCCGCAGGCGCAGATCGAGAATCGCGAGGTCAAGGGCGAGCACTACCTGCTCGAGGTCGACCGGCCGCTGGTGGTGCCGACCGGCAGGAAGGTGCGCCTGGTGCTGACCGCCGAGGACGTGATCCACGCCTGGTGGGTGCCGACGCTCGGCGTCAAGCAGGACGCGATCCCCGGTTTCGTCCGCGACGCCTGGTTCCGCATCGACGCACCGGGCACCTACCGCGGCCAGTGCGCCGAGCTGTGCGGCGTGAACCACGCCTTCATGCCGGTCGTCGTCGAGGCGGTGCCGCCGGAGCAGTACGCGGCCTGGCTGGACGGGCAGAAGCGCGAGCGGGCCGCGGCGCAGGCGGCCACCGGCCGCGACTACGCGCTGGCCGAGCTGGTCGAGCGCGGCAAGGCGGTCTATGCCGCCAACTGTGCGGCCTGCCACCAGGAAAACGGCAAGGGCCTGCCCGGCACCTTCCCGGCGCTCGACGGCTCGCCGCTGGTCAAGGGGCCGACCGCCGCGCATCTGGCGATCGTCCTCGACGGCAAGCCGGGCACCGCGATGCAGGCCTTCGCCAAGCAGCTGTCCGACCTCGACCTGGCGGCGGTGGTGAGCTACGAGCGCAACGCCTGGGGCAACCAGACCGGCGATGCCGTGCAGCCGCGCGACGTGGCGGCGCTGCGCAAATAG
- a CDS encoding carbohydrate porin: protein MRTRVLVAALAAAGLCSPALAAKAAPAKGTKAEPVKVATADAALLEKLAARLEKLEARNAELEKEVKTLKSDNEKIVSGLDSDRISQYEPELTARLKAVEKDTLEMKKSAKVIEALDGVKAGASLTMVAQKPAGLPAGTRDNNGRLSYRADVEVELPLAPIGDIEQKLFGHFRLGQGFGANEPLGNIGAFSPANGTAFRIGGVDDDNSSALLAQAWYQASIPLPYGGFKPHSREKLELTFGKIDLFGFFDQNEVAGDEATQFLNTMLVHNPLLDAGGEVAPDGNGFQPGFIAAYVNETNKAEPWRVSLGYFGAGERGASFGRSFNSPLTIAQAEKQLKLFGGLTGNYRAYVWHRSRATELDGVTEKNHTGFGLSADQRIGDGVNVFARFGKLAKGELAFDRALALGAEISGNYWGRGGDALGFGGAWMKASDDFRRAGGTVDLTGDGVTAVSAYAPSGAEKLAEIYYRYRVSPQFHLTPDFQWIGRPGANPDAKAVKVVGVRANVAF from the coding sequence ATGCGCACCCGGGTATTGGTCGCCGCGCTCGCCGCGGCGGGACTGTGTTCGCCCGCGCTCGCCGCCAAGGCGGCACCGGCGAAGGGGACGAAGGCCGAGCCGGTGAAGGTCGCGACGGCCGACGCGGCGCTGCTGGAAAAGCTGGCGGCGCGGCTGGAGAAGCTCGAAGCGCGCAACGCCGAGCTGGAAAAGGAGGTGAAGACGCTGAAGAGCGACAACGAGAAGATCGTCAGCGGCCTCGACAGCGACCGCATCTCGCAGTACGAGCCGGAGCTGACCGCACGCCTGAAGGCGGTCGAGAAGGACACGCTGGAGATGAAGAAGTCGGCCAAGGTGATCGAGGCGCTCGACGGCGTCAAGGCCGGCGCCAGCCTGACGATGGTCGCGCAGAAGCCGGCCGGCCTGCCCGCCGGCACCCGCGACAACAACGGCCGGCTCAGCTACCGCGCCGACGTCGAGGTCGAGCTGCCGCTGGCGCCGATCGGCGACATCGAGCAGAAACTGTTCGGCCATTTCCGCCTCGGCCAGGGCTTCGGCGCAAACGAGCCGCTCGGCAACATCGGCGCCTTCAGCCCGGCGAACGGCACCGCCTTCCGCATCGGCGGCGTCGACGACGACAACTCGTCGGCGCTGCTCGCGCAGGCCTGGTACCAGGCGAGCATCCCGCTGCCCTACGGCGGCTTCAAGCCGCACTCGCGCGAGAAGCTGGAGCTGACCTTCGGCAAGATCGACCTGTTCGGCTTCTTCGACCAGAACGAGGTCGCCGGCGACGAGGCGACGCAGTTCCTGAACACGATGCTGGTGCACAACCCGCTGCTCGACGCCGGCGGCGAGGTCGCCCCCGACGGCAACGGCTTCCAGCCGGGCTTCATCGCCGCCTACGTGAACGAGACGAACAAGGCCGAGCCGTGGCGCGTCTCGCTCGGCTACTTCGGCGCCGGCGAACGCGGGGCGAGCTTCGGCCGCAGCTTCAACTCGCCGCTGACGATCGCGCAGGCGGAGAAGCAGCTGAAGCTGTTCGGCGGCCTCACCGGCAACTACCGCGCCTATGTCTGGCACCGCAGCCGCGCCACCGAGCTCGACGGCGTCACCGAGAAGAACCACACCGGCTTCGGCCTCTCCGCCGACCAGCGCATCGGCGACGGCGTAAACGTCTTCGCCCGCTTCGGCAAGCTGGCCAAGGGCGAGCTCGCCTTCGACCGCGCGCTCGCGCTCGGTGCCGAGATCAGCGGCAACTACTGGGGCCGCGGCGGCGACGCGCTGGGCTTCGGCGGCGCCTGGATGAAGGCCAGCGACGACTTCCGCCGCGCCGGCGGCACCGTCGACCTGACCGGCGACGGCGTCACCGCGGTGTCCGCCTACGCCCCGTCGGGCGCCGAGAAGCTGGCGGAGATCTACTACCGCTACCGCGTCTCGCCGCAGTTCCACCTGACCCCGGACTTCCAGTGGATCGGCCGCCCCGGCGCCAATCCGGATGCGAAGGCGGTGAAGGTGGTCGGCGTCCGCGCCAACGTCGCCTTCTGA
- a CDS encoding FTR1 family iron permease, producing MGNAFFVVWRESLEAFLVVGILYAWLQANDDSGYGRGRRALFAGVAAGVALAAALGWALVGVQDELAGEALDAFQTGMLLVAAALITQMVLWMRKHGRQMRARLHAELASASERSGALGVAVVAALAVAREGAETVIFLYGLAQEGSLQPLFAGAAAGFVAAALTAWLAARGLKLLNLGLFLRISSLLLLVLASALLVAAADRMIGAGWLPALVDPLWDSSALLDDAAGAGKLVADFSGYRARPALSVVIAYAAYWAGVALVWRRAARG from the coding sequence ATGGGTAACGCATTCTTCGTCGTCTGGCGGGAAAGCCTCGAGGCCTTCCTCGTCGTCGGCATCCTCTACGCCTGGCTGCAGGCCAACGACGATAGCGGCTACGGGCGCGGCCGGCGGGCGCTGTTCGCCGGCGTCGCCGCCGGCGTCGCGCTGGCGGCGGCGCTCGGCTGGGCGCTGGTCGGCGTCCAGGACGAACTCGCCGGCGAGGCGCTGGACGCCTTCCAGACCGGCATGCTGCTGGTCGCCGCGGCACTGATCACGCAGATGGTGCTGTGGATGAGGAAGCACGGCCGGCAGATGCGCGCGCGGCTGCATGCCGAGCTGGCGTCGGCGAGCGAACGCTCCGGCGCCCTCGGCGTCGCCGTCGTCGCCGCGCTCGCCGTCGCCCGCGAAGGCGCCGAGACGGTGATCTTCCTCTACGGGCTGGCGCAGGAAGGCAGCCTGCAGCCGCTCTTCGCCGGCGCCGCCGCCGGCTTCGTCGCCGCCGCGCTGACCGCGTGGCTCGCCGCGCGCGGCCTGAAACTGCTCAACCTCGGCCTGTTCCTGCGCATCTCCTCGCTGCTCCTCCTGGTGCTCGCCTCGGCGCTGCTGGTCGCCGCCGCCGACCGCATGATCGGCGCCGGCTGGCTGCCGGCGCTGGTCGACCCGCTGTGGGACAGCAGCGCGCTGCTCGACGATGCCGCCGGCGCCGGCAAGCTCGTCGCCGATTTCTCCGGCTACCGCGCGCGGCCGGCGCTGAGCGTGGTGATCGCCTACGCCGCCTACTGGGCCGGCGTCGCCCTGGTCTGGCGGAGAGCTGCCCGTGGCTGA
- a CDS encoding heavy metal translocating P-type ATPase, with amino-acid sequence MPATPSELPLFAALTPLHAIPGRIRFRYRSNDNGVDAPAIERALQHLAGVVAVRANPRIRSLAVVYDAQATDAERLSAELLACVPVPRNGAAPPARRDTLDAVTRNAGMLLLGNALPQAMRLPATLSAATPLFAEAADDLRTVGVNSHVLEALAVGISTARKDFTAANTTLFMLALGEHLEQSIARRSDDLLRSLLRPDTGLVWVERDGVECRITADELAIGETVVVGAGATIPVDGTILSGEALVNEAAMTGESVPVAKGRGGKALSGTVVEEGRLRIYAEHVGRHTAVARIADYVEASLASKSQAQLGAAKLADKLVPAVLGLAGTALVGSGDWRRAAAVLQADYACALKLATPVAFKSAMHRAGKAGILMKGADVLERLAEADTFVFDKTGTLTTGRLEVTDSVTFDKTFTADDLICLAASVEEHYFHPLALAVVEAARMRHGRHFDHTEVQFIAAHGVASVVDGKRIVVGSRHFVEEDEGIAIDARQRAQITRLYRQGKTLLYIGFGGRLLGVIALKDQPRANAAATVARLRRLGAKKILMLTGDHRERAEELAAALGLDACHAELLPDEKAEIVRRLKENGARVAFIGDGINDAPALAGAHVGIAMQRGADIARLTSDVVLLEDDIDLVAEAKASADATLKLIAGNYRLTVGINTAILAAAAFGRLSPIASSILHNGATLGILLNALRGGTRRPRQRKPARGAA; translated from the coding sequence ATGCCGGCAACACCCTCTGAACTTCCGCTCTTCGCGGCGCTGACGCCGCTGCACGCAATCCCCGGACGGATCCGCTTCCGCTACCGGAGCAACGACAACGGCGTCGACGCGCCGGCGATCGAGCGTGCGCTGCAGCACCTCGCCGGCGTCGTCGCGGTGCGCGCCAACCCGCGCATCCGCTCGCTCGCCGTGGTCTATGACGCGCAGGCGACCGATGCCGAGCGGCTCAGCGCCGAACTGCTCGCCTGCGTGCCGGTGCCGCGCAACGGCGCCGCCCCGCCGGCGCGCCGCGACACGCTGGACGCGGTGACGCGCAACGCCGGCATGCTGCTCCTCGGCAACGCGCTGCCGCAGGCGATGCGCCTGCCGGCGACGCTGTCGGCGGCGACGCCGCTGTTCGCCGAGGCCGCCGACGACCTGCGCACGGTCGGCGTCAATTCGCACGTACTGGAAGCGCTGGCGGTCGGCATCTCGACCGCGCGCAAGGACTTCACCGCGGCGAACACGACGCTGTTCATGCTCGCGCTCGGCGAGCACCTCGAACAGTCGATCGCCCGCCGCTCCGACGACCTGCTGCGCAGCCTGCTGCGTCCGGACACCGGCCTCGTCTGGGTCGAGCGCGACGGCGTCGAATGCCGCATCACCGCCGACGAGCTGGCGATCGGCGAGACGGTGGTGGTCGGCGCCGGCGCGACGATTCCGGTCGACGGCACGATCCTGTCCGGCGAGGCGCTGGTGAACGAAGCGGCGATGACCGGCGAGAGCGTCCCCGTCGCCAAGGGGCGCGGCGGCAAGGCGCTGTCCGGCACGGTGGTCGAGGAAGGCCGGCTGCGCATCTACGCCGAGCACGTCGGCCGGCACACCGCCGTCGCGCGCATCGCCGACTATGTCGAGGCCTCGCTCGCCTCGAAGAGCCAGGCCCAGCTCGGCGCCGCGAAGCTCGCCGACAAGCTGGTGCCGGCGGTGCTCGGGCTGGCCGGCACCGCCCTCGTCGGCAGCGGCGACTGGCGGCGCGCCGCCGCGGTGCTGCAGGCCGACTACGCCTGCGCGCTGAAGCTGGCGACGCCGGTCGCCTTCAAGTCGGCGATGCACCGCGCCGGCAAGGCCGGCATCCTGATGAAGGGCGCCGACGTGCTCGAGCGCCTGGCCGAGGCCGACACCTTCGTCTTCGACAAGACCGGCACGCTGACCACCGGCCGCCTGGAGGTGACCGACTCGGTGACCTTCGACAAGACCTTCACCGCCGACGACCTGATCTGCCTCGCCGCGTCGGTCGAGGAGCACTACTTCCACCCGCTCGCGCTCGCCGTCGTCGAGGCCGCGCGCATGCGCCACGGGCGCCATTTCGACCACACCGAGGTGCAGTTCATCGCCGCCCACGGCGTCGCCAGCGTCGTCGACGGCAAGCGCATCGTCGTCGGCTCGCGCCACTTCGTCGAGGAGGACGAGGGCATCGCCATCGACGCCCGCCAGCGCGCGCAGATCACCCGCCTCTACCGGCAGGGCAAGACGCTGCTCTACATCGGCTTCGGCGGCCGCCTGCTCGGCGTCATCGCGCTGAAGGACCAGCCGCGCGCCAACGCCGCCGCCACCGTCGCCCGCCTGCGCCGGCTCGGCGCGAAGAAGATCCTGATGCTCACCGGCGACCACCGCGAGCGCGCCGAGGAGCTGGCCGCAGCGCTCGGGCTCGACGCCTGCCACGCCGAGCTGCTGCCCGACGAGAAGGCCGAGATCGTCCGCCGCCTGAAGGAAAACGGCGCGCGCGTCGCCTTCATCGGCGACGGCATCAACGACGCGCCGGCGCTGGCCGGCGCCCACGTCGGCATCGCCATGCAGCGCGGCGCCGACATCGCCCGGCTGACCTCCGACGTCGTGCTGCTCGAGGACGACATCGACCTCGTCGCCGAAGCCAAGGCCTCGGCGGATGCGACGCTGAAGCTGATCGCCGGCAACTACCGGCTGACCGTCGGCATCAACACTGCCATCCTCGCCGCCGCCGCCTTCGGCCGGCTGTCGCCGATCGCCTCGTCGATCCTGCACAACGGCGCGACCCTCGGCATCCTGCTCAACGCGCTGCGCGGCGGCACGCGCCGGCCCCGGCAGCGCAAGCCGGCGCGGGGTGCAGCGTGA